A single Candidatus Thalassolituus haligoni DNA region contains:
- a CDS encoding DUF4212 domain-containing protein: MAFKSDDDKKAYWRRNINLMKVLLVIWALCSYGFGILLRPILDVIPVGGVGLGFWFAQQGSIYVFLAIVFYYAKKMRDLDREFGVED, encoded by the coding sequence ATGGCTTTCAAGTCTGATGACGACAAAAAGGCCTACTGGCGCAGAAACATCAATCTGATGAAAGTGCTGCTGGTAATTTGGGCTTTATGCTCATATGGATTCGGTATTTTGCTTCGTCCGATACTCGATGTTATCCCGGTGGGTGGCGTTGGGTTGGGATTCTGGTTCGCTCAGCAAGGTTCCATTTATGTGTTCCTCGCAATCGTATTTTATTACGCCAAGAAAATGCGCGATCTCGATCGTGAATTCGGCGTTGAAGACTAA
- a CDS encoding deoxyguanosinetriphosphate triphosphohydrolase has protein sequence MEKQPHGGRMNWRQLLLPLRYGETQARLALDIGRTPFHKDYDRIIFSSAFRRLNRKTQVHPLTENDHLHSRLTHSLEVGCVGRSLGSMVGNAMAHKLPEFIDAGDLGALVQAACLAHDIGNPPYGHSGEDAIRHWFMDPQNHHFLEGLSALEQADLMTFEGNAQGLRLVTQVEYNRFKGGMRLTYATLGTFLKYPWSVAEVTQGRAKKFGCYQSELPILREVASALGLLKRGEDRWCRHPLVYLVEAADDICYGLIDLEDGVEVGLLQYHEVETLLSPLLVDQWEQVQEDLANEEGDRRKLQILRGYAMEVMVQAVSASFTRHEAQLLQGCLDGGIIDYCPEAVRHVVADAKELARQRIFRDGRKLTIEIGSYTTLGILLDAFLSAARECSTSQAPTFRNARLLELMGGSAPQPGWTLYESYMRTIDYISGMTDTYAASLARQFSGYYPPTQG, from the coding sequence ATGGAAAAGCAACCGCATGGCGGGCGCATGAACTGGCGGCAATTACTGTTGCCGCTGCGCTACGGCGAAACCCAGGCACGTCTGGCGCTGGATATCGGCCGTACTCCCTTTCACAAGGACTACGACCGTATTATTTTTTCGTCGGCGTTTCGGCGGTTGAATCGTAAAACCCAGGTGCATCCGCTGACCGAGAACGATCATTTGCACAGTCGCCTGACTCATTCACTGGAAGTGGGGTGTGTCGGCCGCTCGCTCGGCAGCATGGTCGGTAACGCCATGGCGCATAAACTGCCGGAGTTTATCGATGCTGGCGATCTCGGTGCATTGGTTCAGGCCGCTTGTCTGGCTCACGATATTGGTAATCCTCCCTATGGACACAGTGGTGAAGACGCTATTCGGCACTGGTTTATGGATCCACAGAATCACCATTTTCTTGAAGGCTTGTCTGCACTGGAGCAGGCCGACCTGATGACCTTTGAGGGTAACGCCCAAGGGTTACGGCTGGTGACTCAGGTGGAATACAACCGCTTCAAGGGCGGTATGCGGTTAACCTATGCGACGTTGGGGACGTTTCTCAAATACCCCTGGAGTGTTGCCGAAGTGACGCAGGGCAGAGCGAAAAAATTTGGCTGTTATCAGTCGGAGCTGCCGATTCTGCGAGAAGTCGCCAGCGCCTTGGGGCTGCTCAAGCGGGGAGAGGATCGCTGGTGTCGCCACCCGCTGGTGTATTTGGTCGAGGCCGCTGATGATATTTGTTACGGTCTGATTGATCTTGAAGATGGCGTTGAAGTGGGCTTGTTGCAGTATCACGAGGTCGAAACCCTGCTCAGTCCGTTATTGGTCGATCAGTGGGAACAGGTTCAGGAAGACCTGGCCAACGAAGAGGGTGACCGGCGCAAGTTACAGATTCTGCGCGGTTATGCGATGGAGGTGATGGTACAAGCGGTCAGTGCCAGCTTTACTCGCCATGAAGCGCAACTGCTGCAGGGCTGTCTGGACGGCGGCATTATTGACTATTGCCCGGAAGCTGTGCGCCATGTGGTGGCGGATGCCAAGGAACTGGCGCGCCAGCGCATCTTCAGAGACGGGCGCAAGCTGACAATCGAGATTGGCTCCTACACGACATTGGGTATTCTGCTGGACGCTTTTCTCAGTGCGGCGCGAGAGTGTTCAACCAGTCAGGCTCCGACGTTTCGTAATGCCCGCTTGCTGGAATTGATGGGAGGTTCGGCTCCACAGCCCGGCTGGACACTGTATGAGAGTTATATGCGCACCATCGATTATATCTCGGGTATGACCGATACCTATGCGGCCAGTCTGGCGCGGCAGTTTTCCGGCTATTACCCACCAACGCAGGGGTAA
- a CDS encoding bifunctional UDP-sugar hydrolase/5'-nucleotidase: MARTVKDGQDGQDGQNGSNGSDGTNAPTAKALDLTILHMNDHHSHLSAETLDIDTSALALNAKTEADEAISEVAVEYGGFPMLTTLFNTLSNQHTNVLKLHSGDAVTGTLYFSLFNGTADAAVMNQICFDAFALGNHEFDGGDSGLANFLDSLNASACETATLAANVQPSATSAIASGYIQPYTIVEKDGEKIGIIGIDIASKTQNSSFLDAGTLLLDETETAQQYIDELTAAGINKIILMTHYQYANDLTLASNLTGVDVIVGGDSHTLLGDSTFTKLGFNPVAAYPTIVTNKDGDTTCVVHAWEYAHLLGKLDVRFDADGVVTQCSGHPYLPIGTTFTYAYNGSEDRTLDAVDAFTVTQQLTADDDVVSTVADSNSAAILAGYDQVADVLRQTVIGTISEDLCLERIPGQGRSSICDVSDTTVHGSDISNIVAKAFMTITPTADIAIQNGGGVRVDVASGDYTIADAYSLLPFANTMATLEMTGQQIKNVLEDAFDYALSEGGSTGSYPYASGLRFDVDASQAKGSRFSNLEVNSRVAGDWGALDLAATYTVVTNNYIAAGQDGYTTFAEITGDAYVDTFTEYAQGFMDYVKQLSDAGQTVNKLPISEYSTQSYIGTDSCNHSSGSCTGF; the protein is encoded by the coding sequence ATGGCAAGGACGGTCAAGGACGGTCAAGACGGTCAAGACGGTCAGAATGGATCCAATGGCAGCGACGGAACGAACGCGCCAACCGCCAAAGCGCTGGATCTGACCATTCTGCATATGAATGACCACCACTCGCATCTCTCGGCAGAAACACTGGATATCGACACCTCGGCGCTGGCGTTAAACGCCAAAACGGAAGCCGACGAAGCCATCAGCGAAGTCGCGGTTGAATACGGCGGCTTCCCGATGCTGACCACGCTGTTCAACACCCTGAGCAACCAGCACACCAATGTGCTGAAACTGCACTCCGGTGATGCGGTTACCGGTACGCTGTACTTTTCACTGTTCAACGGTACTGCCGATGCTGCCGTTATGAACCAGATCTGCTTTGATGCCTTTGCCCTCGGCAACCACGAATTTGATGGCGGCGACTCCGGCCTGGCCAACTTCCTCGACTCCCTCAACGCCAGCGCTTGCGAAACCGCGACCCTGGCTGCCAATGTGCAACCATCCGCCACATCGGCCATCGCCAGTGGTTATATTCAGCCCTATACCATCGTTGAAAAAGACGGTGAAAAAATTGGTATTATTGGTATCGATATCGCCAGCAAAACCCAGAATTCCTCCTTCCTCGATGCCGGTACCCTGTTGCTGGATGAGACCGAAACCGCCCAACAGTACATCGACGAGTTAACAGCGGCGGGGATTAACAAGATCATCCTGATGACCCACTATCAATATGCCAACGATCTGACTCTGGCATCCAACCTGACTGGCGTTGATGTGATTGTCGGGGGCGATTCACACACCCTGCTGGGTGACAGTACCTTTACCAAGCTGGGCTTCAATCCGGTAGCGGCATACCCCACCATCGTCACCAACAAGGATGGTGACACCACCTGTGTTGTACATGCCTGGGAATACGCCCATTTGTTGGGCAAACTGGATGTCAGGTTTGATGCCGACGGGGTTGTCACCCAATGTTCCGGTCACCCCTACCTGCCAATTGGCACCACTTTCACATATGCCTATAACGGCAGTGAAGATCGCACGCTGGACGCCGTGGATGCGTTTACAGTGACACAGCAGCTGACCGCTGACGACGACGTGGTGTCTACCGTCGCCGACAGCAACAGTGCCGCTATTCTGGCAGGCTACGATCAGGTTGCCGATGTACTGCGTCAAACCGTCATTGGCACCATCTCGGAAGATCTCTGCCTTGAGCGTATTCCCGGCCAGGGCCGCTCCAGTATTTGTGATGTATCGGATACCACCGTGCATGGCAGCGATATCTCCAACATCGTCGCCAAAGCCTTTATGACCATCACGCCAACGGCTGACATCGCCATTCAAAATGGCGGCGGCGTCCGGGTCGACGTCGCCAGCGGTGACTACACCATTGCAGACGCTTACTCGCTGCTGCCATTTGCCAACACCATGGCAACTCTGGAAATGACTGGCCAACAGATCAAGAATGTTCTGGAAGATGCGTTCGACTACGCCCTCAGTGAGGGCGGTTCTACCGGTTCGTACCCTTACGCATCCGGCCTGCGTTTTGACGTAGATGCCTCGCAGGCCAAGGGCAGCCGTTTCAGCAATCTGGAAGTCAACTCCCGCGTCGCCGGTGACTGGGGCGCCCTTGATCTCGCCGCCACCTATACCGTGGTGACCAACAACTATATTGCCGCTGGCCAGGACGGTTACACCACCTTTGCCGAGATCACCGGGGATGCCTATGTCGATACTTTTACCGAGTATGCGCAAGGCTTCATGGACTACGTCAAGCAGCTCAGTGACGCTGGCCAAACCGTCAACAAGCTGCCCATCAGTGAATACTCCACCCAATCCTATATTGGCACGGACAGCTGCAATCACAGCAGTGGCAGCTGCACCGGGTTCTGA
- a CDS encoding DMT family transporter: MLVIVAYLLVILIWSTTPLALQASQEGIGFFMAAMLRMTVSAMLSLPLVWIMGQRLERSRQAINSYVGGTIGIYGAMMAVYWGAHYIPSGLISVLYGLSPMLSGAIAWVWLKERELTPARVFALLVALAGLGLVVAARLDLDEQSWRGIVGTLVSVFCFALSAVWVKRSNAGLHPMVQTSGSLLLSSVLYVLSIPFFGLVWPDRWPTRGLLSLGYLTVFGSLLGFVLYFLVLRHYSAARVTMITLIAPVLAVLWGHLLNDETLQLATLQGAGLLLLALALYQWPQRLDRLLHHGLLAPQRWRARKKA; the protein is encoded by the coding sequence ATGTTAGTAATTGTTGCGTATTTACTGGTCATCCTTATTTGGTCGACCACACCACTGGCGTTACAAGCGAGCCAGGAAGGTATCGGGTTTTTTATGGCCGCCATGCTGCGAATGACCGTGAGCGCCATGCTGTCGCTACCGCTGGTATGGATTATGGGGCAGCGGCTGGAGCGCTCGCGGCAGGCGATCAACAGTTATGTTGGCGGCACCATCGGTATTTATGGCGCCATGATGGCGGTGTATTGGGGGGCTCATTACATCCCGTCCGGGTTGATCTCGGTGCTGTACGGACTGAGTCCGATGCTGTCGGGGGCGATTGCCTGGGTTTGGCTGAAAGAACGTGAGTTGACGCCTGCCAGAGTGTTTGCCTTGCTGGTGGCGCTGGCTGGGCTTGGACTGGTCGTGGCTGCTCGCCTGGATCTGGATGAGCAGTCCTGGCGGGGCATTGTCGGCACTCTGGTCTCGGTATTTTGTTTTGCCTTGAGTGCCGTCTGGGTCAAACGCTCCAACGCCGGGTTGCATCCGATGGTACAGACCAGCGGCAGTTTGTTGTTGTCGTCGGTGTTGTACGTCTTGTCGATTCCGTTTTTCGGTTTGGTCTGGCCTGATCGATGGCCAACCAGAGGGTTGCTCAGTCTTGGTTACCTGACGGTGTTTGGCTCACTGCTCGGGTTTGTACTGTATTTCCTGGTGTTGCGTCATTACAGCGCCGCGCGGGTCACCATGATTACGTTGATTGCACCGGTTTTGGCGGTGCTCTGGGGCCATCTGTTGAACGATGAAACGCTGCAGCTGGCGACGTTGCAGGGCGCTGGTTTGCTGCTGCTGGCGCTGGCCTTGTATCAGTGGCCACAGAGGCTGGATCGTCTGCTGCATCATGGGCTGCTGGCTCCGCAACGTTGGCGGGCGCGGAAAAAAGCTTAA
- a CDS encoding LPP20 family lipoprotein, producing MKRVLYLQILVCTALIMTGCSDMLMRHSSTPKDAEAYFSPVEQQIDPIAPMLLRVVGYGAMANGKGMTDAQRRLLAIRAARMDAYRAMAERVYGTAIQGSTTVRDMVVENDRLKTYIETWLHGARVVSSDVMPDGTVETLLEMTIDQGFRNCLQTMDNQRVNVDCRVSLGGASLSQFVERQRSRVKGEAPVPDSGFYFIE from the coding sequence ATGAAACGAGTGCTATATCTGCAGATACTTGTCTGTACGGCGTTAATAATGACAGGGTGTAGCGACATGCTGATGCGCCACAGCAGCACACCGAAAGACGCCGAAGCGTATTTTTCACCGGTAGAACAACAAATTGATCCGATCGCCCCCATGCTGCTGCGAGTGGTGGGGTATGGCGCAATGGCAAATGGCAAAGGCATGACGGACGCCCAGCGGCGTTTGTTGGCGATTCGTGCTGCCCGTATGGATGCTTATCGAGCCATGGCTGAACGGGTGTACGGAACGGCCATTCAAGGGAGTACCACGGTGCGCGATATGGTGGTCGAAAACGACCGTCTGAAAACCTATATCGAAACCTGGCTGCATGGCGCCCGCGTGGTCAGTTCGGATGTGATGCCGGATGGGACGGTGGAAACTCTGCTGGAAATGACCATTGATCAGGGCTTCCGTAACTGTCTGCAAACCATGGATAACCAGCGGGTTAACGTTGATTGTCGAGTTTCCCTTGGCGGCGCGAGCTTGAGCCAGTTTGTTGAACGCCAGCGCAGCCGGGTCAAGGGTGAAGCGCCCGTGCCTGACTCCGGTTTTTATTTTATCGAATGA
- a CDS encoding flagellar assembly protein T N-terminal domain-containing protein: MCAIWYAGVSSVLLLLLSGPVQAQTVEVTGRAVIEISVNQAREDALTDALRQAGLTAGASIRSTQRLSAGQLEQDDMDIRSRARVHNIEVLGEGQHNGIYELEIRAEVRPEAMCSTSQQSYRKAIAVAGFGLAQPSQATLGRLQNIEQDLPRVLISELNNSRFVQALDASRISLYEDPRRAPSMETSQQRLTTSVALATRLGAQYVVSGVVRQLGQGNPGKQTEPEPQAGWRSLLGLDRATLEREFVADLFVHDGLSGALLFQRTYQGSGAWTPERNASVGFASPVFWDTPYGKEVGHILEAMVDDIGEVIRCQPFMARIVAARGKRIHIEASGGTGIRPGDKFQVYRTGTFYNLDLEPRTELTDMATEVVIKQVQPQFVVAEMTSDAASLAIQRDDLVIAW; the protein is encoded by the coding sequence ATGTGTGCAATATGGTATGCCGGAGTCAGTAGTGTGCTGCTGTTGTTGCTCAGTGGGCCAGTACAGGCGCAGACGGTGGAGGTGACCGGTCGCGCCGTCATTGAAATATCGGTTAATCAGGCCCGCGAAGATGCCCTGACCGATGCGTTACGGCAGGCGGGGTTGACGGCTGGAGCCAGTATCCGCTCGACCCAACGTCTGTCTGCCGGGCAGTTGGAGCAGGATGATATGGATATTCGCAGTCGTGCCCGAGTGCACAATATCGAAGTATTGGGAGAAGGTCAGCACAACGGCATCTACGAGCTGGAAATTCGGGCAGAGGTGCGCCCGGAAGCCATGTGTTCGACCAGTCAGCAATCCTATCGCAAGGCGATTGCAGTGGCTGGGTTTGGTCTGGCACAACCGTCCCAGGCAACTCTGGGACGGCTGCAGAATATCGAACAGGATTTACCGCGAGTACTGATCAGTGAATTGAATAACAGCCGCTTTGTTCAAGCGCTTGATGCCAGCCGAATCAGCCTGTACGAAGATCCACGCCGGGCACCATCAATGGAGACGAGTCAGCAGCGGTTGACGACATCGGTGGCGCTGGCAACCCGGTTGGGAGCGCAATATGTAGTGTCTGGTGTGGTGCGGCAGCTGGGGCAAGGCAATCCGGGCAAGCAAACTGAACCCGAACCACAGGCCGGTTGGAGGTCGCTATTGGGGCTGGATAGGGCAACCCTGGAGCGTGAGTTTGTCGCCGATCTGTTTGTGCATGACGGCCTGAGCGGTGCCTTGTTGTTTCAGCGTACTTATCAGGGTTCTGGCGCCTGGACACCGGAGCGGAATGCCAGCGTCGGGTTTGCTTCGCCGGTATTCTGGGACACTCCCTATGGCAAGGAAGTGGGACATATTCTGGAAGCCATGGTCGATGACATTGGAGAAGTCATACGGTGTCAGCCATTCATGGCTCGTATCGTGGCAGCCCGAGGCAAGCGTATACACATTGAAGCCAGTGGTGGTACCGGTATTCGTCCCGGTGACAAGTTTCAGGTGTACCGCACTGGCACCTTTTATAATCTTGACCTTGAACCCCGTACCGAGCTGACTGATATGGCAACCGAAGTCGTGATCAAGCAGGTACAGCCCCAGTTTGTGGTGGCAGAAATGACCAGTGACGCGGCCTCGCTGGCGATCCAGCGCGATGATCTGGTGATTGCCTGGTGA
- a CDS encoding SpoVR family protein — protein sequence MSLNQTSDKREYLSTDSDWTFALLEDYDREIARIAKGYGLQTYPNQIEIISAEQMMDAYSSVGMPIGYNHWSYGKQFLATQKSYQRGQMGLAYEIVINSDPCIAYLMEENTMPMQALVIAHACYGHNSFFKGNYLFQTWTDASSIIDYLLFAKHYVRKCEERYGSEEVERVLDACHSLQNYGVDRYRRPRPISAAEEKLRQEEREDQMQRQINDLWRTLPTYNTDEVKNKQGKFPEEPQENLLYFLEKNAPILAPWQRELVRIVRKISQYFYPQRQTQVMNEGWATFWHYTLLNHLYDEGKVTDGFMMEVLSSHSNVVHQPSFDSPYYSGINPYALGFNMFRDIKRICENPTAEDYEWFPDIAGKDWLETLHFAMHNFKDESFVQQFLSPHLMREFHLFSLYDDDERSHYEIEAIHNDSGYRKVREMLARQYDLSVREPNIQVWSVDLQGDRSMTLRHTMQDGTPLSTDVHEVLKHLNYLWGFDIHLETYKDGKLMSKHSCPSMKVAD from the coding sequence ATGAGTCTCAATCAAACGTCAGACAAGCGCGAGTACCTGTCCACGGATTCTGACTGGACCTTTGCACTGCTGGAAGACTACGATCGGGAAATTGCCCGTATCGCCAAGGGTTATGGCCTCCAAACCTATCCAAACCAAATTGAAATCATCAGCGCTGAACAAATGATGGATGCCTACTCATCGGTGGGCATGCCGATTGGCTACAACCATTGGTCTTACGGCAAGCAGTTTCTGGCTACCCAGAAAAGCTACCAGCGCGGGCAAATGGGTCTGGCTTACGAGATTGTCATTAACTCAGACCCCTGCATTGCTTACCTGATGGAAGAAAACACCATGCCGATGCAGGCACTGGTGATTGCCCATGCCTGTTACGGCCACAACTCCTTTTTCAAGGGTAACTACCTGTTCCAGACCTGGACAGACGCCAGCTCTATCATTGATTACCTGCTGTTTGCCAAGCACTACGTCCGCAAGTGCGAAGAACGTTACGGTAGCGAAGAAGTTGAACGTGTGCTGGATGCCTGCCATTCACTGCAGAACTATGGTGTTGATCGCTATCGCCGACCACGGCCAATATCCGCCGCCGAAGAAAAGTTGCGCCAGGAAGAACGGGAAGACCAGATGCAACGGCAAATCAACGATCTCTGGCGTACGCTACCGACCTACAACACTGATGAAGTCAAAAACAAACAAGGTAAATTCCCGGAAGAACCGCAGGAAAACCTGCTCTATTTTCTCGAAAAAAACGCCCCGATTCTGGCCCCCTGGCAGCGGGAGCTGGTGCGTATCGTGCGCAAGATTTCGCAATATTTTTATCCACAACGCCAGACCCAGGTGATGAACGAAGGTTGGGCTACCTTCTGGCATTATACCCTGCTGAACCACCTGTATGATGAAGGCAAGGTCACCGATGGTTTTATGATGGAGGTGCTGTCATCGCATTCAAATGTGGTGCACCAACCGAGCTTTGACTCGCCCTATTACTCAGGCATCAACCCCTACGCACTCGGCTTCAACATGTTCAGGGACATCAAACGGATTTGCGAAAACCCGACCGCTGAAGATTATGAATGGTTTCCGGATATCGCCGGTAAAGACTGGCTGGAGACCTTGCACTTTGCCATGCACAACTTCAAGGACGAGAGTTTTGTACAGCAATTCTTGTCACCTCACCTGATGCGGGAATTCCATCTCTTCAGTCTTTATGACGATGACGAGCGCTCCCATTACGAGATCGAAGCCATTCACAACGACAGCGGCTATCGCAAGGTGCGGGAAATGCTGGCGCGCCAGTACGACCTGTCGGTCAGGGAGCCGAATATCCAGGTCTGGTCCGTCGACCTGCAAGGGGATCGTTCCATGACGTTGCGCCATACCATGCAGGATGGCACGCCGCTCTCCACCGATGTGCACGAGGTGCTCAAGCATCTTAATTATCTGTGGGGGTTTGATATTCATCTGGAAACCTACAAGGATGGCAAACTGATGAGCAAGCACAGCTGCCCTTCCATGAAAGTAGCAGACTAA
- a CDS encoding YeaH/YhbH family protein, with translation MSYIIDRRLNGKNKSMVNRQRFLRRYRQHIKEAVSDAVNRRSITDMERGEQISIPTRNTHEPVISHGQGGKQHRVFPGNKEFNTGDQLEKPKGGGGGSGSGKASNQGEGEDDFSFFITKDEFLKYLFDDLELPNMVKKTLSQSKEFKTRRAGFVSEGTPNNLSVVRSLRNAHARRIGMGAGKRRRIRELTSEIEAMLAAGNTKTHADQITAMREEIESLEKKLKLLPFIDQLDLRYRNQVKVPTPTSKAVMFCLMDVSGSMTQDVKDLAKRFYLLLYLFLEKNYEHIEIVFIRHHTSAKEVTEEEFFYSRETGGTIVSSALKLMNDIVQERYLSGGWNIYGAQASDGDNWDDDSPICARILADQLLPIIQHFAYIEITPHEHQALWYAYQSVAKANAHQFATAQIRNPGDIFPVFRELFAKERYKEAV, from the coding sequence ATGTCATATATCATTGATCGACGTCTTAACGGCAAAAACAAGAGTATGGTGAATCGGCAGCGTTTTTTACGCCGCTATCGCCAGCACATCAAGGAAGCCGTATCCGACGCCGTCAATCGCCGCTCCATCACCGATATGGAGCGGGGAGAGCAAATCAGCATCCCGACCCGCAATACCCATGAACCCGTTATCAGCCATGGCCAGGGTGGTAAACAGCATCGGGTCTTTCCGGGCAACAAGGAATTCAATACCGGCGACCAGCTGGAAAAACCCAAAGGTGGTGGTGGCGGCTCCGGTTCCGGCAAAGCCAGCAATCAGGGCGAAGGGGAAGACGACTTCAGCTTTTTTATTACCAAGGACGAGTTTCTCAAATACCTGTTTGATGACCTTGAACTACCCAACATGGTCAAGAAAACCCTGTCGCAGTCGAAAGAGTTCAAGACCCGGAGGGCCGGTTTTGTCTCGGAAGGCACGCCCAACAACCTCTCGGTTGTCCGCTCCCTGCGTAATGCCCATGCTCGCCGCATCGGGATGGGAGCAGGCAAACGTCGGCGTATTCGGGAACTGACCAGCGAAATCGAAGCCATGCTGGCGGCTGGCAATACCAAAACCCATGCAGACCAGATAACCGCCATGCGGGAAGAAATCGAATCACTGGAGAAAAAACTCAAGCTGCTGCCTTTTATCGACCAGCTTGACCTGCGCTACCGCAATCAGGTCAAAGTCCCAACCCCTACCAGCAAGGCGGTGATGTTTTGTCTGATGGATGTCTCCGGTTCCATGACCCAGGACGTCAAGGATCTGGCCAAACGCTTTTACCTGTTGCTCTACCTCTTTCTGGAAAAGAACTATGAGCACATCGAGATTGTGTTTATTCGTCACCACACCAGCGCCAAGGAAGTCACCGAAGAAGAGTTTTTCTACTCCAGAGAAACCGGCGGCACCATCGTATCAAGTGCGCTGAAGCTGATGAATGACATTGTTCAGGAGCGCTACCTCAGTGGTGGCTGGAACATCTACGGTGCCCAGGCATCTGACGGCGACAACTGGGATGACGACTCCCCTATTTGCGCCAGAATACTCGCCGATCAGCTGTTGCCCATCATCCAGCACTTTGCCTATATAGAAATCACCCCGCATGAGCATCAGGCACTCTGGTACGCCTATCAAAGCGTTGCCAAAGCCAATGCCCACCAGTTCGCCACCGCCCAGATCCGTAATCCCGGTGATATCTTTCCGGTCTTCCGGGAACTGTTTGCCAAAGAGCGTTACAAGGAGGCCGTATGA